One genomic window of Conyzicola nivalis includes the following:
- a CDS encoding bifunctional methylenetetrahydrofolate dehydrogenase/methenyltetrahydrofolate cyclohydrolase: protein MTAITLDGVATASAVKNELKARIDALKAKGITPGLGTLLVGSDPGSLSYVAGKHRDCAEVGIESIRVDLPETATADEVRAAIVGLNENPAVTGYIIQLPLPAGLDENAMLELMDPDKDADGLHPTNLGRLVLGVSGPLDSPLPCTPAGIVEMLERYDVPISGKHVVVIGRGLTVGRPLGLLLTRKGLDATVTLTHSRTVDLASYVRQADIVVAAVGVAGLVQPDWLKPGAAVLDVGITRVVNPETGKAKLVGDVDPASADVAGYLSPVPGGVGPMTRAMLLVNVVDAAERLA, encoded by the coding sequence ATGACCGCAATCACCCTCGACGGCGTCGCCACCGCGTCCGCCGTCAAGAACGAACTGAAGGCGCGCATCGACGCGCTCAAGGCCAAGGGCATCACCCCCGGCCTGGGAACCCTGCTGGTCGGCAGCGACCCGGGCTCGCTCTCCTACGTCGCGGGCAAGCACCGCGACTGCGCCGAGGTGGGCATCGAGTCGATCCGCGTCGACCTGCCCGAGACGGCGACCGCCGACGAGGTGCGGGCCGCGATCGTCGGGCTGAACGAGAACCCGGCCGTCACCGGCTACATCATCCAGCTCCCGCTCCCGGCCGGCCTCGACGAGAACGCCATGCTCGAGCTGATGGACCCCGACAAGGACGCCGACGGCCTGCACCCGACCAACCTCGGGCGACTGGTGCTGGGAGTGAGCGGCCCGCTCGACTCCCCGCTGCCCTGCACTCCGGCCGGCATCGTCGAGATGCTGGAGCGCTACGACGTTCCCATCTCGGGCAAACACGTCGTCGTGATCGGTCGCGGCCTCACGGTCGGCCGCCCGCTCGGACTCCTGCTCACCCGCAAGGGCCTCGACGCCACCGTCACCCTCACGCACTCGCGTACCGTCGACCTCGCCAGCTACGTGCGCCAGGCCGACATCGTGGTCGCGGCGGTCGGCGTCGCCGGCCTCGTGCAGCCAGACTGGCTGAAGCCGGGCGCGGCCGTGCTCGACGTCGGCATCACCCGCGTGGTCAACCCCGAGACCGGCAAAGCGAAGTTGGTCGGCGACGTCGACCCGGCATCCGCGGACGTCGCAGGCTACCTGTCCCCGGTCCCCGGCGGAGTCGGCCCGATGACGCGCGCGATGCTGCTCGTGAATGTCGTCGACGCGGCGGAACGCCTTGCCTGA
- a CDS encoding YbaK/EbsC family protein, with amino-acid sequence MSSTRRNALPEHPAVVRVEAALAEAGVVTQVVWLDGAAKTAAEAAAALGIEVGAIANSLVFLLDGEPVLVMTSGAHRVDTAWLGKQVGGTFARADAATVKDATGQVIGGIAPVGHPAPLRTFVDADLAGYPEIWAAAGHAHTVFPLSYGQLVSITAGTETPVVPPAAA; translated from the coding sequence ATGTCGTCGACGCGGCGGAACGCCTTGCCTGAGCATCCCGCGGTCGTTCGTGTCGAGGCAGCGCTGGCCGAGGCCGGCGTCGTGACGCAGGTCGTCTGGCTCGACGGCGCCGCCAAGACCGCGGCCGAGGCCGCCGCCGCTCTGGGAATCGAGGTGGGCGCGATCGCCAACTCGCTCGTCTTTCTGCTCGACGGCGAGCCCGTGCTCGTGATGACCTCGGGAGCCCACCGCGTCGATACCGCGTGGCTCGGTAAACAGGTCGGGGGCACGTTCGCACGGGCCGATGCGGCGACGGTGAAGGATGCCACGGGTCAGGTCATCGGCGGGATCGCACCCGTCGGCCATCCCGCACCCCTGCGCACCTTCGTCGACGCCGATCTCGCCGGCTACCCGGAGATCTGGGCGGCCGCGGGGCACGCGCACACGGTTTTCCCGCTGAGCTACGGCCAGCTGGTGTCGATCACCGCGGGCACCGAGACCCCGGTGGTGCCGCCCGCCGCAGCATGA
- the galK gene encoding galactokinase — protein MSDIRDDVKADFTELFGYEPEGVWSAPGRVNLIGEHTDYNEGFVLPFAINKRTVLALGVRDDGVLRIASSFADEVAEIAIADLTPSALTGWSAYPFGVAWAIGQFGADLAGVPGVDIYIDSVVPVGAGLSSSAAIESAVALALNDVWQLGFDRPTLAKIGQLAENKAVGAPTGIMDQSASLLGKQDSAVFLDCRSLEAEVIDLGFAAAGLELLIIDTGVSHSHSTGGYASRRASCEEGARIMGVPALRDLHVDDLPRAQELLDDETFRRVRHVVTEDQRVLDTVRTLREQGPTAIGELMDASHRSMRDDFEISVPELDLAVETALANGAVGARMTGGGFGGAAIALIPSDAVSRLQVAIDGAFAEHGFGQPVTFTVSAADGAVRES, from the coding sequence ATGAGCGACATCAGGGACGACGTTAAGGCCGACTTCACCGAGCTGTTCGGCTACGAGCCGGAGGGCGTCTGGTCGGCTCCCGGTCGTGTGAACCTCATCGGCGAGCACACCGACTACAACGAGGGCTTCGTGCTGCCGTTCGCGATTAACAAGCGCACGGTGCTCGCGCTGGGAGTGCGTGACGACGGCGTGCTGCGCATCGCCAGTTCGTTCGCCGACGAGGTCGCCGAGATCGCCATCGCCGACCTCACCCCGTCGGCGCTGACCGGGTGGTCCGCCTACCCGTTCGGCGTGGCCTGGGCGATCGGCCAGTTCGGCGCCGACCTCGCCGGCGTGCCGGGGGTCGACATCTACATCGACTCGGTCGTGCCCGTGGGCGCCGGCCTCTCGTCGAGCGCCGCGATCGAGAGCGCCGTCGCGCTCGCCCTCAACGACGTGTGGCAGCTCGGCTTCGACCGCCCCACGCTCGCCAAGATCGGCCAGCTCGCCGAGAACAAGGCCGTAGGAGCGCCGACCGGCATCATGGACCAGTCGGCATCGCTGCTCGGCAAGCAGGATTCGGCCGTGTTCCTCGACTGCCGCTCGCTCGAGGCCGAAGTGATCGACCTCGGATTCGCCGCCGCGGGCCTCGAACTGCTCATCATCGACACCGGCGTCAGCCACTCGCACTCGACCGGCGGCTACGCCTCACGCCGCGCCTCCTGCGAGGAGGGCGCCCGCATCATGGGTGTTCCCGCACTGCGCGACCTGCACGTCGACGACCTCCCACGCGCACAGGAGCTGCTCGACGACGAGACGTTCCGCCGCGTGCGCCACGTGGTCACCGAAGACCAGCGCGTGCTCGACACCGTGCGCACCCTGCGCGAGCAGGGACCGACCGCGATCGGCGAGCTGATGGATGCCTCGCACCGCAGCATGCGCGACGACTTCGAGATCAGCGTGCCGGAGCTCGACCTCGCCGTGGAGACGGCCCTCGCGAACGGAGCCGTCGGCGCCCGCATGACGGGAGGCGGTTTCGGCGGAGCGGCGATCGCCCTCATCCCGAGCGACGCGGTCTCGCGACTGCAGGTCGCCATCGACGGCGCCTTCGCCGAGCACGGGTTCGGCCAGCCGGTGACGTTCACGGTGAGCGCCGCCGACGGGGCCGTGCGCGAGAGCTAG
- the galT gene encoding galactose-1-phosphate uridylyltransferase: MTDPVIVKRPTILADGRELIYFDDADTTLGPDRAVDARVLDPRPQTATMRQDVLTGEWISIASARQNRVFLPPADQDPLAPATPTNPSEVPSNYDVAVFENRSPSFGPAIGAEYSLEELDQIGLGRTLPSIGRCEVVCFSPEHEGSFGSQTESRARTVIEAWADRTAALSALPGIQQVFPFENRGEAIGVTLLHPHGQIYSYPYVTPRTKRLVESIEKFGPHLFESILESERASERVVISGEHWTAYVPFAARWPIEVHMLPHRHIPDFAATNGEERDELAGLYLKLLRGIDKLYDTPTPYIAAWHQAPVNVARDDIRLMLQVTSPRRAENKLKYLAGSEAAMGAWIGDVTPEATAAFIREAIARV; this comes from the coding sequence ATGACAGATCCGGTGATCGTAAAGCGCCCCACCATCCTGGCCGACGGTCGGGAGCTCATCTACTTCGACGACGCGGACACCACGCTGGGCCCCGACCGCGCCGTCGACGCCCGCGTTCTCGACCCGCGCCCGCAGACCGCGACCATGCGCCAGGACGTGCTCACCGGCGAGTGGATCTCCATCGCCTCGGCGCGCCAGAACCGCGTGTTCCTGCCGCCCGCCGACCAGGACCCGCTGGCCCCCGCGACGCCCACCAACCCCTCGGAGGTGCCGAGCAACTACGACGTCGCGGTCTTCGAGAACCGCTCCCCCTCGTTCGGACCGGCCATCGGCGCCGAATACAGCCTCGAGGAGCTCGACCAGATCGGTCTCGGCCGCACGCTGCCGTCGATCGGCCGCTGTGAGGTCGTCTGCTTCAGCCCCGAGCACGAGGGCTCGTTCGGCAGCCAGACCGAGTCGCGGGCGCGCACCGTGATCGAGGCGTGGGCCGACCGCACGGCCGCGCTGTCGGCGCTGCCCGGCATCCAGCAGGTCTTCCCCTTCGAGAACCGCGGCGAGGCGATCGGCGTCACGCTGCTGCACCCGCACGGGCAGATCTACTCCTACCCCTACGTGACCCCGCGCACGAAACGGCTCGTCGAGTCGATCGAGAAATTCGGCCCCCATCTGTTCGAATCCATCCTCGAGAGCGAACGGGCATCCGAACGCGTCGTCATCTCCGGCGAACACTGGACCGCCTACGTTCCGTTCGCGGCGCGCTGGCCCATCGAGGTGCACATGCTGCCGCACCGCCACATCCCCGACTTCGCGGCCACCAACGGTGAGGAGCGCGACGAGCTTGCCGGCCTGTACCTGAAGCTGCTGCGCGGCATCGACAAGCTCTACGACACCCCGACGCCGTACATCGCGGCGTGGCACCAGGCGCCGGTCAACGTCGCGCGCGACGACATCCGTCTAATGTTGCAGGTCACGTCTCCGCGTCGCGCAGAGAACAAACTGAAGTACCTCGCGGGGTCGGAGGCGGCCATGGGCGCCTGGATCGGCGACGTGACACCCGAAGCAACAGCAGCATTCATTCGAGAGGCGATCGCACGAGTATGA
- a CDS encoding DeoR/GlpR family DNA-binding transcription regulator, whose amino-acid sequence MADDSAPTIIRRERLLQDIVDRGFLRVADASVELGVSAVTVRSDLSALELAGSIVRVHGGAMPRGSGNEGESSFESSLAREAAAKLAIGRRAASMVKSGQSVLLDVGTTALAVAHALARRSDLNDVLVVTNGLSIALALEPGMPRLTVVVTGGTLRPLQHSLVNPFASAFLESLHGDIAFIGCNGVDPEVGVTNVNLPEAEVKRRMMQSAARRVLVADASKLGSRRLGNVGPLSDFESLVTAGGPDADVVARLETAGLHVIDADN is encoded by the coding sequence ATGGCGGACGATTCTGCCCCCACGATCATCCGGCGCGAGCGTCTGCTTCAGGACATCGTCGACCGCGGGTTCCTGCGCGTCGCCGACGCGAGCGTCGAGCTCGGCGTGAGCGCGGTCACCGTGCGCTCCGACCTCAGCGCGCTCGAGCTCGCCGGCAGCATCGTGCGGGTGCACGGCGGCGCGATGCCCCGCGGCTCGGGCAACGAGGGGGAGTCGTCGTTCGAGTCGTCGCTGGCCCGCGAGGCCGCGGCCAAACTCGCCATCGGACGCCGCGCCGCGTCCATGGTGAAGTCGGGACAGAGCGTGCTGCTCGACGTGGGGACGACCGCGCTCGCCGTGGCCCACGCGCTCGCGCGGCGCAGCGACCTGAACGACGTGCTCGTGGTCACGAACGGCCTGTCGATCGCACTCGCACTCGAACCGGGCATGCCCCGGCTGACCGTGGTGGTCACGGGAGGCACCCTGCGCCCCCTGCAGCACTCGCTGGTGAACCCGTTCGCGTCGGCGTTCCTCGAGAGCCTGCACGGCGACATCGCCTTCATCGGGTGCAACGGCGTCGACCCGGAGGTGGGCGTCACCAACGTCAACCTGCCGGAGGCCGAGGTCAAGCGCCGCATGATGCAGTCGGCGGCCCGTCGCGTGCTCGTCGCCGACGCCTCGAAGCTCGGCAGCCGCCGGCTCGGCAACGTCGGACCGCTCTCGGACTTCGAGTCGCTCGTGACCGCGGGCGGTCCGGATGCCGATGTCGTAGCCCGGCTCGAGACCGCCGGTCTGCACGTCATCGACGCCGACAACTAG
- a CDS encoding aldose 1-epimerase family protein yields MRAPTGEQFVLTRATATGSSTAVITEVAASLRTFQIDGVDLTEPYAAERTPPFGDGIVLAPWPNRVEDGIWTLDGKRQHLDITEPARHNAIHGLLRSTAYRVTDQSESSVTLNATVYPQHGYPFMVDTSVTYELVEGGLTVTHSLHNASAVKAPVAVGTHPFFRLGDVPTEQLTLRLNATTRFETDDRLIPIAENPVEGTGFDLRDGRLVGDLYLDDAFGGVVFDGGESVSSLTAPDGRRVELWQDESHPYVQVFTTRKFPKDGGLGLAVAIEPMTAAPNALNTGLGLKWLEPGENWVVRWGIRYSG; encoded by the coding sequence ATGCGTGCACCCACCGGAGAACAATTCGTCTTGACCCGCGCCACCGCGACGGGCTCGTCGACCGCCGTCATCACGGAGGTCGCCGCGTCATTGCGCACCTTCCAGATCGACGGCGTCGACCTCACCGAGCCCTACGCGGCCGAGCGCACGCCGCCGTTCGGCGACGGCATCGTGCTCGCCCCCTGGCCGAACCGCGTCGAAGACGGCATCTGGACCCTCGACGGCAAGCGCCAGCACCTCGACATCACCGAGCCGGCGCGGCACAACGCCATCCACGGCCTGCTGCGGTCCACCGCCTACCGTGTGACCGACCAGTCCGAGTCATCCGTCACCCTGAACGCCACCGTCTACCCGCAGCACGGCTACCCGTTTATGGTCGACACGAGCGTCACCTACGAACTCGTCGAGGGCGGCCTCACCGTGACGCACTCGCTGCACAACGCCTCGGCCGTCAAGGCGCCGGTCGCCGTGGGCACCCACCCCTTCTTCCGCCTCGGCGACGTGCCCACCGAGCAGCTCACGCTCCGCCTCAACGCCACGACCAGGTTCGAGACCGACGACCGGCTGATCCCGATCGCCGAGAACCCCGTCGAGGGCACGGGCTTCGACCTGCGCGACGGGCGCCTGGTCGGCGACCTGTACCTCGACGACGCGTTCGGCGGCGTGGTGTTCGACGGCGGCGAGAGCGTCAGCTCACTCACCGCTCCCGACGGCCGCCGCGTCGAACTCTGGCAGGACGAGAGCCACCCCTACGTGCAGGTGTTCACGACCCGCAAGTTCCCCAAGGACGGCGGGCTCGGGCTCGCCGTCGCCATCGAGCCGATGACCGCGGCCCCGAACGCGCTCAACACCGGGCTGGGCCTCAAGTGGCTGGAACCCGGCGAGAACTGGGTGGTTCGCTGGGGCATCCGCTACTCTGGGTAG